One Micromonospora sp. WMMD812 genomic window carries:
- a CDS encoding DUF5941 domain-containing protein has product MPTRTGETLADRLAAQCRRAGAEEVRFAADLEQLAALADTAIGPVLVTGGDLVAHTAVLRHLATSPVGPTVALVLADPPTAARTAVREERGQVVDAGPPGALNGEATGVFGGALRVGTDDLPALAAAARAVAAGTAAPTAEPGRPAVTGPAVDQLFAGLTVLGTLVFAHRVRLLVAHRVTDPVELTAADAALAGVDEDRAELRLAVKERDDFFSTYFVSTWSPYVVRAAARLGLGPTTVTVISILFAVAAAVLFAVGGSRPALVGGAVLLYLGFVLDCVDGQLARYTRNFSAWGGWLDTMADRAKEYVVYAGLGYGATQAGHRYGWALAIAAMTLQTVRHMTDTWYGVLHDEAARRPRPAGTGGGGIGDRLNAASTRVQADTGSLSYWLKRTVVFPIGERWALVALTVALFNPLVSLVAVLVWGTLAFLYTGALRTLRARWMWVPVLDTVDATLHRDDGPLATRLPVVRPMGPLTLAVVAALGPVALLVLALVAASGDDGAGGLRWLLPVALLVLLVGGLGAGAAHNGPLDWLVPAALRAAEYLFAIAVGVIGDVPPWLIFGYVLVLTVHHYDLTARLEKRQAPPPLHPATLGWEGRSALLALAAIVGFAGIGMATLGTYLLVVFVASVVLAWVVLPARAARASAVPVRTGGGAPG; this is encoded by the coding sequence CTGCCGACCCGTACCGGGGAGACGCTCGCCGACCGGCTCGCCGCGCAGTGCCGCCGGGCCGGCGCGGAGGAGGTCCGGTTCGCCGCCGACCTGGAGCAGCTGGCCGCGTTGGCCGACACCGCCATCGGGCCGGTCCTGGTGACCGGGGGCGACCTGGTCGCGCACACCGCCGTTCTGCGGCATCTGGCCACCAGCCCCGTCGGGCCGACGGTGGCGCTGGTGCTCGCCGACCCGCCGACCGCCGCGCGGACGGCGGTACGTGAGGAGCGCGGCCAGGTGGTCGACGCGGGCCCGCCCGGCGCGCTGAACGGCGAGGCCACCGGAGTGTTCGGCGGCGCGCTCCGGGTCGGCACGGACGACCTGCCCGCGCTCGCCGCCGCCGCGCGTGCGGTGGCTGCGGGAACCGCGGCGCCGACCGCCGAGCCGGGGCGGCCGGCGGTCACCGGGCCCGCGGTGGACCAGCTCTTCGCCGGCCTCACCGTGCTCGGCACGCTGGTCTTCGCCCACCGGGTACGGCTGTTGGTCGCCCACCGGGTGACCGATCCGGTCGAGCTGACCGCGGCCGACGCGGCGCTGGCCGGGGTCGACGAGGACCGGGCCGAGCTGCGCCTCGCGGTCAAGGAGCGGGACGACTTCTTCTCCACCTACTTCGTCAGCACCTGGTCGCCGTACGTGGTGCGGGCCGCGGCCCGGCTGGGGCTCGGCCCGACCACGGTCACCGTCATCTCGATCCTGTTCGCGGTGGCCGCCGCCGTGCTGTTCGCCGTGGGCGGCAGTCGGCCCGCGCTGGTCGGCGGGGCGGTCCTGCTCTACCTGGGCTTCGTGCTGGACTGCGTGGACGGTCAGCTGGCGCGGTACACGCGGAACTTCTCCGCCTGGGGCGGCTGGCTCGACACGATGGCCGACCGGGCGAAGGAGTACGTGGTCTACGCCGGCCTCGGCTACGGCGCCACGCAGGCCGGCCACCGCTACGGCTGGGCGCTGGCGATCGCTGCGATGACGCTCCAGACCGTCCGGCACATGACCGACACCTGGTACGGCGTGCTGCACGACGAGGCGGCCCGGCGGCCCCGCCCGGCCGGTACGGGAGGCGGCGGCATCGGTGACCGGCTGAACGCCGCGTCGACCCGGGTGCAGGCCGACACCGGCTCGCTGTCGTACTGGCTGAAGCGGACCGTGGTGTTCCCGATCGGCGAGCGGTGGGCGCTGGTCGCGCTGACCGTGGCGCTGTTCAACCCCCTGGTCAGCCTCGTCGCGGTGCTGGTCTGGGGCACGCTGGCGTTCCTCTACACGGGCGCGCTGCGTACGCTGCGGGCGCGGTGGATGTGGGTGCCGGTGCTGGACACGGTCGACGCGACCCTGCACCGTGACGACGGCCCGCTGGCCACCCGGCTGCCGGTGGTCCGCCCGATGGGGCCGCTCACCCTCGCGGTGGTCGCGGCGCTCGGCCCGGTGGCGCTGCTGGTGCTGGCGCTGGTCGCCGCGTCCGGCGACGACGGGGCGGGCGGGCTGCGCTGGCTGCTGCCGGTGGCGCTGCTGGTGCTGCTGGTCGGCGGCCTGGGCGCCGGTGCGGCGCACAACGGTCCGCTGGACTGGCTGGTGCCGGCCGCGCTGCGGGCCGCCGAATACCTCTTCGCCATCGCCGTCGGGGTGATCGGGGATGTGCCACCGTGGCTGATCTTCGGCTACGTCCTCGTGCTCACCGTGCACCACTACGACCTCACCGCGCGGCTGGAGAAGCGGCAGGCGCCGCCGCCGCTGCACCCGGCCACGCTGGGCTGGGAGGGGCGCTCGGCGCTCCTGGCGCTGGCGGCAATCGTCGGGTTCGCGGGTATCGGGATGGCTACACTCGGTACGTACCTTCTCGTGGTTTTCGTGGCGAGCGTCGTCCTGGCCTGGGTCGTCCTGCCGGCCCGCGCGGCGCGGGCGTCGGCGGTGCCGGTGCGGACGGGAGGCGGCGCGCCGGGCTGA
- a CDS encoding ABC transporter ATP-binding protein has protein sequence MADPIIEAHGLGIRFVRNRRRQLRLRELFIHRGGRNAPSGQFWPLRDVSFAVRPGETVGVIGRNGTGKSTLLRLIAGVLIPDEGSIRVRGDVAPLLELSAGFSNDLTGRENLYLVGGLHGLSSGYLKRHFDDIVSFAGEQVERAIDTSVRHYSSGMKVRLGFAIISHLPHPILLMDEVTAVGDAEFRKKCYATIDRLLGEGRTLVLVSHNEKDLTRFCRRGLFLDGGRLTLDGTITEALDAYHSAVPR, from the coding sequence ATGGCCGACCCGATCATCGAGGCGCACGGCCTCGGCATCCGGTTCGTCCGCAACCGGCGCCGGCAGCTGCGGCTGCGCGAGCTGTTCATCCACCGCGGCGGTCGCAACGCGCCGTCCGGCCAGTTCTGGCCGCTGCGGGACGTGTCGTTCGCGGTGCGGCCGGGCGAGACCGTCGGCGTGATCGGCCGCAACGGCACCGGCAAGAGCACGCTGCTGCGGCTGATCGCCGGGGTGCTCATCCCGGACGAGGGGAGCATCCGGGTCCGTGGCGACGTGGCGCCACTGCTGGAGCTGTCGGCGGGATTCTCGAACGACCTGACCGGACGCGAGAACCTGTACCTGGTCGGCGGGCTGCACGGGCTCTCGTCGGGTTACCTGAAGCGGCATTTCGACGACATCGTGTCGTTCGCGGGCGAGCAGGTCGAACGGGCCATCGACACGTCGGTGCGGCACTACTCGTCCGGGATGAAGGTACGGCTCGGCTTCGCGATCATCTCCCACCTGCCGCATCCGATCCTGCTGATGGACGAGGTGACCGCGGTGGGCGACGCGGAGTTCCGCAAGAAGTGTTACGCGACGATCGATCGTCTGCTCGGGGAGGGGCGCACTCTGGTGCTGGTGTCACACAACGAAAAGGACCTGACGCGGTTCTGTCGGCGGGGGCTCTTCCTGGACGGGGGGCGGCTGACCCTCGACGGGACCATCACGGAGGCGCTCGACGCGTACCACAGCGCGGTTCCCCGGTGA